tattattttcaataaaatctactttttaaccaatcacaatagattgatgtacatattaatgtacaattatacttataattatattttttcttgagttattatataaaaaaatctaattataaatacaactgcatattaatatatacacaaTAATTCATCCCGTCCCgttaaattgctaattaaacCGACCCATAGAAATTGGAATTACATGATATTCAAATTCGAAATAGTCAAGACATGATTCAAACAGTACACGAGGacgttttctttttaattggtCTCTTCAAAACTGGAGTAGTTATAAACTAACTTATTCTTCATGATTCAAACAGTACACGAGGACGTTCTCTTTTTAATTGGTCTCTTCAAAACTGGAGTAGTTATAAAGAAACTTATTCTTCATCTACCATATCGCGCGTACTTTCAACGAAACAAAATTCTCAGCGAACAATAAATTGGTACGTACGTAGAAATTTCACCGCCCTTCACCTTTTCTGATCTAGATCGGCAAAATGACACGTCGGACTAAAATAATGCCACAATTGGATGGACCATACTAATCACAagtattaataataaagtaGTCAAAATACTACTACCTGCTCCCTCAAACATCCAATTTCTCGATCTGACTTTTATAATCTAGCTAACTACTTTCtttatggatttttgggtgGCCGACTTTAGGAGATTAGCTCAATGACGAAGTTTCTACTGATATATCTCGAAAATGATATCTCAATTCAAAAGCCTTACCTTGTCAAAAGCCATGGAACCTTTTGCCCAAATATTCACGCAATCGTGTCATGAGATGATCAGCTTAATTCAGGCCAGCCTTTTGTCTATAAATATTTAGTTCGATTCTGAGATCCTATGATCTTTGGGATATCGCAGAACCCAGTTAATACAATCTCATTCATAGTACTATATTTGCACACGTTCTCAGAACAACCAAAAACACTTCTGCCATATATAGGTCTTTGATCTATTGATCATACATCTATATATAGCAAGCGCTAAacctttttctctcttcatgAACATGGCACGTTTAGCGGTTTTGCTAGCATGCACTTTGGTAGCTCTTCTATCATCCTCAATGGCTTCCGCAGCTATAGTGGAGCATTCATTCAATGTAATTAAGTACTTTTGCTTAATTCCTAATTTActctgttttatttatttatttgattttctcTAAAGTACTTCGTTAATTTCTGCATTTATCAAAGATTTGGATTAAGTAATTGACGAGTGCAAGCTTTTTTAAGTTCCCATTTTACTTAAGTTAATtccaatctctcttttttctttctttctaatttattgtattcaaacatgcatgcatgacagacTTGTTAATTATTCACTTGGTTTCAGGTTCAAAACCTCACCGTCCGGCGGCTGTGCAATGAGCAAGTTATTACTGCAGTGAATGGAAGCCTCCCTGGCCCGACAATACGGGTTCGAGAGGGGGATATCCTTGTCGTCCACGTATTCAATAAATCACCCTataatattactattcattGGTAAGTGATCCTTGATCATGAGAAGCaatacaaaattgaaaataatgcaCATTAATTTCGTGTCTCTAATTGCTTTGAAAATAATGCACATTAATTAATTTCGTGTCTCTAACATCATGACTTTGAAAATAAAACACGAAAGCATTTTCTTCACAAATCCCAATTCTTCAAAAGTACTTCGCATCATTAGCCGGTAAATTAACCCTTGATGATTACATCATGTTTTCTTGGTGTGTGAAACTTCACTGTACTTGGGTCAATTGCATGTTTAATTCAAACGAAGCTCTAAATCTCAATATTTATCATTAGTTACATATATGGTTTACattttatatgcatatatatatatcttctgcAACAAGCAATCTACTTCGGAAAGGGATTGTCGAACCACAATTACGATAAAATGAACTTAATCGGTTTGTACTTGCAGGCATGGTGTGTTTCAGTTACTGAGTGGCTGGGCAGACGGGCCAGAATATGTAACTCAGTGCCCAATACGTCCTGGAAATAGTTACACATACAAATTCAAGATCACCGGACAGGAGGGGACCCTTTGGTGGCATGCTCACTCATCTTGGCTCCGTGCAACAGTTCATGGCGCACTCATCATCCACCCCAGATCCGGTCGATCGTACCCTTTCCCTAAACCGCACAAGGAATTTCCCATCTTATTGGGTACCTACTTACATAATTCTCCGTCTTCTAGCTTTATTTGCAAGTACAAAGATGTTTAACAGTGCAGCCAAAATTCTGTTGTTGTAGGAGAGTGGTGGAATGCAAATGTCGTCGACGTTGAGAACGAGGGACTTGCTACCGGCGCTGGTCCGGCCAATTCCGACGCTTACACAATCAATGGAAAGCCCGGCGATCTTTACCAATGTTCCCAAAATTGTAAGTAGAAACTCATCATGTAGACCATGCACCATGCAtgacatatgcatgcatgtcaataattaattacattttgtttaattgaaatttagttaATTCTTCTGTTTTAAACAGCAATATATAAACGTACGGTGGTGCAAGGAAAGACCTACATGCTACGTATAATCAATGCTGCACTCAATAACCAGCTCTTCTTCAAGATAGCAAATCACAATATGACAGTTGTCGCCATAGATGCCTCTTACACGAAACATTACGTCACTGACGTCGTTATCGTTGCCCCGGGACAGACCACCGACGTTCTTGTCCAGGCGAACCAGCCCGTTGGGTCTTACTACATGGCTGCAAGTCCGTACGCAAGCGCTGCAGGCTTGACTTTCGACAACACGACCACCAGGGGAATCATCGTCTATGAGGGCGCACCAACGTCAGCTGCCCCGTTGATGCCGACCCTACCGGCCTTCAACGACACGCCCACGGCACACAAGTTCTTCACCAACCTTACAGGACTCGCCGGCGGGCCCCACTGGGTCCCCGTGCCACGTCAAGTGGACGAGCACATGTTCGTGAGCTTTGGGATCAATCTCGCACCGTGTGAAGGGAACGGCACGTGTGGAGGTCCCCTCGAGCAGCGACTCTCTGCGAGCATGAACAACGTATCGTTTGTGTTCCCCAGCAATAGGTCCGCGTCCATGCTTCAAGCATTCTTCTTCGATGTGAGTGGGATCTACACCAAAGACTTTCCGAGCAACCCTCCGGTGAAGTTTGACTACACAAATCCCAACATCAGCTTAGATCAATCGTTGATATTCGCACCAAAGGCAACAAAAGTTAAGAAATTGAAGTACAATTCAACGGTGGAGATGGTTTTGCAAAACACAGCGTTTGTTGCGGTGGAAAATCATCCTATACACCTTCATGGGTTCAATTTCCATATTTTGGCTCAAGGATTTGGGAATTATGACCCCATTAATGACCCCAAAAAGTTCAACTTCGATGATCCACAAATACGTAACACCATCGGTGTTCCTGTTGGTGGATGGGCGGTCATTAGATTCGAAGCAAATAATCCAGGTTTGTACTAATCTTTCGATAAAAATGATTAGAACTATTTGATTTCATTGTTATtctcattttgttttataattatcaaattCGTTGGTAATTAGATCTTGTATATATGCGCAGGTGTATGGCTGGCACATTGCCATCTGGACGTGCACTTGCCGTGGGGACTGGCTATGGGTTTCGAGGTTGAGAATGGACCAACTCCATCGACTACGCTGCCTCCACCACCAGCCGATCTACCGCAATGCTAGCTAGCTTGAGTTAGATCATTAATAAAGCTCTAAGACTACTGTACTGTTGGATCATTAATTAGtattcattactattaattgttttattcaattaatgtatttctgttttgaaaaaaataaaactcacttTATAAAAAATGTGCACTTTCATGCacacttatttttcttttttatattatatcaattgTCTGTAATTTGTCTCGATCCGCTTTGGtcaatttatttaattcaaagGATTAACAAAGATAGAGCATATGTAAAACAGGGTGGCATGCAGATCGTGATGAGTACGTAGTTGATTCTTTTCACCATTCTTTTATTACTAGTTTCACAAATTAAAAAACAGCTTAAGTAATGCAAATATAATTGTAACATCAACATCTAGCTCAACAACATGCAACGTGAAGATCGTGAGCTGCaaagttaattaattaagtagttGAGAAtcataattgaaaaaaataaaatatattttagctCCAAAGACTATATTTATTcaaaagtaaatctataaaatgacgtaatttaatatgataaattaaattataaatatatttttagatcaaacttatcatataaaatcatattaatttataaatttatttttataaaataaattttatgattataaagTGGTGTTACACCCACCCAACACGAGAGTGGTCACCAATAAggttaaatagtttttttttttaattttgtcatcatttttttatatattttttatgttcttaaacattaaaaaataaataaaaagttgaaaaattcatttaaaaatatttttttaataattaaataaaaatataataaaataaaataaaacatcaatCGGTAACAGTGCTGTATCCGGTCAATGCATCATTTTCAAATCCTATATATTGCCAGCTCTAATTGATCAGCCATAAATCTAATCAGAGATGGACATGAACTTTCGGTAAAGAAGTAcgtatagaatatatattttcgtttttttctttttaggtgTGGTTTTTCAGGCACATAAAAACATCTTAGCAATCTAGCGGATTTGTAAAACTTTTTATTGCTATATATTATTGGCACTAAGTGATGTAGGAAGATTTGAGTTAGATGATACTGAATTGTCTGATTATATATTGATGGTACTGAAATACCATGAATTGACATATCAaggtaaatatagagaaacTATAATCtttttctaattaataattGTGACAGTTTTGAgttcattttgatattttatccACAACTTTGACTATGAGTATCAGAACCGTACATATATATGATACAAATTCGAAAAACTCTTTTTGACGCGCATATTGTGGTCACCCAACTATACTTGATATGCATCTTTTTTAAAGTCAAAATCCACTATTTTCCTTTTAGATTtctatttttagttatttttttctttttataataatatttcatttatcatTTAGAAGTAGTTTTCGACATTATTGGATtcaataattttgaattgaacatcagaattattttttctttattttagatgATTCTAACGtctttatttcttataaattatcCGTAAAAACTAACcaattaaggaaaatatttgGGATCATGTGGGGATTTTACCTGAACAGAAAGTCACGTACAACAtataataccatatttttgccgtcccttttttttttcctcataaaTTCCGACAATGGGATAAAATTAAGTACTCGAAGACAGAAAATTCTCTGAAATTTAAGGCTGGAATATTTGACTGCATGTTGCCCAAATCCAAAACTTGAGGGACtaacttatcttcaatttccTAAATAAACTAATTGACCTCGATCTAGAATATTGAGGTTGGGTACCTAAGTAACATGAATCAATCGTTACTTCCTGTTGCGGTCAGTGAAAGTAAACTAGTTTCAGAATTTTGAGGTTCTAGGTAATCGCATGCAACATATATGCCAATTAGGCCGGTTCAAAGCCCAGCCCACTACTACTTGCTAGGTTCCCAACAAAGATGATCACTTCCCATCatctgtatgtgtgtgtatatatatatatatatagaaatgatgTTTGTAATGGTAATTATGTAAgcagtgtgtgtatatatatatatatatatatagagaaatgatatttgcaatcgtgATTGTGTAAGCGGCAtgtagtcgttttgaaaaaaataaattaatattggacccacatgaaaaaaaaattaacttttaattgtagaccccactctttttcaaagcgtttgcgcggcgtttgcaattccacgattgtatgtaacattgcttatatatatatatatattaggacaTGGTTCTCGATGCGTTAGTCTCGGAGTGCACCTTGCataatgatttaattaaaatataattatttattataatagaataactATTAAATTTGGAGCAAACAAAATATCCGACACGTATAATAATTTGTTTGTGATTAAATTTGGATCCCTAATTATTGTGTTATTAATCCAAGTGtttattgaataattttgtACGTTCTAGATGGTTAAAAGTTTAACATCCAACAATTTTAgaacttttaaattaatattcaagTACGTCGTTGACAGTTTCATACATAGAGGATCATATTCTAAGGAAATGCATGGGTACACTGAAGAATATTAATCATTATAGatcatatatacacatatgcatgcatgcacgcactAACATCATGTCCTGCATGTAATTTCCCATTTTACACAAACTAGCTTGGTTAGTAATTAAGGGATCACGAAATACAAGCTAGCTTGGACAAATATTCGGTGATCAGTTAATCTAAGACCTTAATTTGCTTTGTTCTTTGAGTTTGCATTTCAATTTAAGTACAAATAAATTAGAGAGAATCTTAAAACCGGTCCATCTATCTTTCTAGAATTAACAGCCCACCAATATTTAAGTTACACATAGGCATCCCACCATAACTATAATCTAGATGAACAAcattagattttaaatttacttTCCTACCCTTTCTCACAAAACACCTGTGAATCTGGTTTTTATCTACCCATTACATCCCACCAGAACCAAGCCCACCTTGTTCCCAATCTCTCTCTTGCCCACCTCTTAGAACCTTTATCGGTGAGAAATCATCTGGACAGTCTCCTACGCTTTTTGGCAAAAACTCTTCGAGCTCCCTCTCAACCTTCGCTAGCCAACCATCAGTTGATTCAAATTCTTTTCCCTTTGATTGATGGTTTGTGGATCATTCTCTTTCAGCGCATGGGATCTTTTACCtttctcttttcaattttttttcccaattttgcAAATTTATGGTTCACTTCCTGGTTACTACCCCTCGTTCTCAAGATGTATTGAAGAGATCGATCATTCAATTTATATCTTCGATGAGCTATAATCTGCCATGGGATTTAAATGTCTTCTTTTTCTCACAGACTTTAATGGGTGTATTCCGTTAATGTTATTCTTATTTTCCAAGATTCTAAAATCGAATTTGCCAAATTCTCTCTTTCCTAATTTTACTTCACTCGAATAGTCAAGAGCAATATTCATCATCGTGCTAGTATGTGTAACGTGTTATGTTTCTTGCCATGACATTCAACATTGCTAAAAAACGTATAGTCCTACGAAGTGAAGGGGCAGCTGTGCGAGAGCGATGCAAGAGGGGACGAAGGGGTTGAAACAATGTGAAGGGGACGATGCCGTGCAAGAGGGATGCGAAGGTGCTGAGAGTGCAAGAGGAACTAGTGGTGGAAGAAATCTATGTAGTCGATGGTGGTGTGAAATCCGTGTGGGTGAGATGGTGGGAAACATCAAGGTAAGCAATGGAAGGTTGGCGTCGGACTGAGATGGTGGCAATGAACTGACTTTGAACTTGGGCGGCATTGTAAAGAGATGGAAGAGATGCAAGGGAGGGGTAGCGAGCAGATGAATTTCTAACTGAAGAGATAAAAGGGAGGGGCTCGTGGGTAAAAGGTCTCTTCCAAATGATGCTATTCTATGTGGTCAAGACTGTTGAGATTATTGTGTGATTTCTGACGTGGTAGCAGGTAAAAAGAGGGTTGCTATACATCAAATAACAGCCCGACCTCTTAGAAGCGGGGCTCGATCTATAAATTAAGATGTACACTTTCGAGAGTTGGATTTCCTAGATATTATACACACTACTTATACGTACTTATATACATAGTTGACTTGATGAAACGAAATTTACTTgattacaaaaacaaaataaaaaatcaagatAATTGTAATAATGCAAAAGTGAAAACGATCGATCGgtaacctaatttttttttttttttcccgaaaaTGGATACAAACACACACACGTGAGACACACGAAAGCAATCTATTAGTGCGGCCAAAATCCAAAGGGCAAACGCCACACTAAGCTAGCTAGGTTTATACAGCACCTTCACTCGTCACGGCTTCTTCTTGATAGTTTGGGGCTTTACTGCCATATTGAGGAAAATATATCGGCAGTTCCCCGCCACAACCCCCAACCCAAAACCCCCCCAAAGATCCAGGCAATTTGAAGTGAGCTAGCGCTTCCGAAAGTATGGGGACCACTTTTCTTAGCGTGTACACATTatctatatgtgtgtgtatgtatatgctTGGAAATCACTCCTGAAAATGGTATGGATGGATTTGTCCACCATTGAGTTGGCAAAACAGCTTCATTTTAACAATTCTTTTCTATCATCTTGTGTTTTGTCAACGTTGAGACGTATAATTGGCAGtacctttgtttttttttttgtttttaaggatCGGATGATCATGTCAGTTTCCTTGATCGTTGCAAATCCCGAAAAATAAAAGCACATGCTGTCTTCCATAATAAATCTGTAACTTTCAATATAACAGGCTGTCTTTCATCATAAAATCctatattattactatatttttGGTGTTGCCCAT
This sequence is a window from Carya illinoinensis cultivar Pawnee chromosome 9, C.illinoinensisPawnee_v1, whole genome shotgun sequence. Protein-coding genes within it:
- the LOC122275213 gene encoding laccase-7, whose translation is MNMARLAVLLACTLVALLSSSMASAAIVEHSFNVQNLTVRRLCNEQVITAVNGSLPGPTIRVREGDILVVHVFNKSPYNITIHWHGVFQLLSGWADGPEYVTQCPIRPGNSYTYKFKITGQEGTLWWHAHSSWLRATVHGALIIHPRSGRSYPFPKPHKEFPILLGEWWNANVVDVENEGLATGAGPANSDAYTINGKPGDLYQCSQNSIYKRTVVQGKTYMLRIINAALNNQLFFKIANHNMTVVAIDASYTKHYVTDVVIVAPGQTTDVLVQANQPVGSYYMAASPYASAAGLTFDNTTTRGIIVYEGAPTSAAPLMPTLPAFNDTPTAHKFFTNLTGLAGGPHWVPVPRQVDEHMFVSFGINLAPCEGNGTCGGPLEQRLSASMNNVSFVFPSNRSASMLQAFFFDVSGIYTKDFPSNPPVKFDYTNPNISLDQSLIFAPKATKVKKLKYNSTVEMVLQNTAFVAVENHPIHLHGFNFHILAQGFGNYDPINDPKKFNFDDPQIRNTIGVPVGGWAVIRFEANNPGVWLAHCHLDVHLPWGLAMGFEVENGPTPSTTLPPPPADLPQC